The Neobacillus sp. PS3-34 genome has a window encoding:
- the fliQ gene encoding flagellar biosynthesis protein FliQ, with product MSEEMVVSIAERGIYTVLMVCGPLMIVALVVGLIISIFQATTQIQEQTLAFVPKIIAVMLGIVFFGPWMLSRMLSYANEIFSNLTRFVG from the coding sequence ATGAGCGAAGAAATGGTTGTTTCGATAGCTGAAAGGGGAATCTATACGGTTTTAATGGTTTGCGGACCTCTTATGATCGTAGCCCTTGTCGTTGGCCTTATTATCAGCATTTTCCAGGCAACTACACAAATACAAGAGCAGACTCTTGCTTTCGTACCGAAAATAATTGCGGTTATGCTAGGCATAGTATTTTTTGGACCATGGATGCTGAGCAGGATGCTGTCATATGCGAATGAGATATTTTCAAACTTAACGAGATTTGTAGGATGA
- the fliP gene encoding flagellar type III secretion system pore protein FliP (The bacterial flagellar biogenesis protein FliP forms a type III secretion system (T3SS)-type pore required for flagellar assembly.), whose translation MNQFMDYFSTSSPENVSTSVKLLLLLTVLSLAPSILILMTCFTRIIIVLSFVRTALATQQMPPNQVIVGLSLFLTFFIMAPTFQQVNDKALTPLFNEKITLNQAYDRASLPLKDFMSAHTRQKDLALFLDYTKAKKPNSIKEIPLTTLVPAFAISEIKTAFQIGFMIFIPFLVIDMVVASVLMSMGMMMLPPVMISLPFKILLFVLVDGWYLVVKSLLQSF comes from the coding sequence ATGAATCAGTTCATGGATTATTTCAGCACCAGCTCACCAGAGAATGTATCGACTTCAGTAAAACTTCTATTGCTTCTGACAGTACTTTCTCTGGCTCCAAGCATTTTAATATTAATGACTTGTTTTACTCGAATTATCATTGTTCTTTCCTTTGTCAGAACGGCGCTTGCAACTCAACAAATGCCGCCAAATCAAGTTATTGTAGGTCTTTCCCTGTTTTTAACTTTTTTCATTATGGCCCCCACATTCCAGCAGGTAAATGATAAAGCATTGACACCGCTGTTTAATGAAAAAATTACGCTTAATCAAGCTTATGACCGGGCTTCACTTCCCTTAAAGGATTTTATGAGCGCCCATACAAGACAAAAAGATCTGGCCTTGTTTCTCGATTATACGAAAGCTAAAAAACCGAATTCAATTAAAGAAATTCCATTAACTACATTAGTACCGGCCTTTGCCATTAGCGAAATCAAAACTGCGTTTCAAATCGGATTTATGATTTTTATTCCTTTTCTAGTAATTGATATGGTGGTCGCCAGTGTATTGATGTCAATGGGTATGATGATGCTGCCGCCAGTTATGATATCGCTGCCCTTTAAAATTTTGCTGTTTGTCCTGGTAGATGGATGGTACTTGGTCGTTAAATCTTTATTACAAAGCTTTTAA
- a CDS encoding response regulator, whose amino-acid sequence MAHKILIVDDAAFMRMMIKDILTKNGFEVVGEAADGAQAVEKYKETHPDLVTMDITMPEMDGITALKEIKKINPSAKVIMCSAMGQQAMVIDAIQAGAKDFIVKPFQADRVIEAISKTLS is encoded by the coding sequence ATGGCACACAAGATTCTTATCGTAGACGATGCAGCATTTATGAGAATGATGATTAAGGATATTTTAACGAAAAATGGTTTTGAAGTAGTCGGAGAGGCTGCTGATGGAGCTCAGGCGGTTGAGAAATATAAGGAAACGCACCCTGACCTTGTTACAATGGATATCACTATGCCAGAAATGGACGGGATTACAGCGTTAAAGGAAATCAAGAAAATAAATCCAAGTGCAAAGGTTATCATGTGCTCTGCAATGGGACAGCAGGCAATGGTTATTGATGCCATTCAGGCAGGGGCAAAGGATTTTATTGTAAAGCCATTCCAGGCGGACCGCGTTATTGAAGCAATATCTAAAACATTAAGCTAA